The Myxococcota bacterium DNA window TCACCGGCACCTCGACCTCGAGCAGCGACAGGAACGGGCTGTACATGGCGAAGCTGCGCTCGTTGGGCAGCTGCCGGCGGCCCTCGCCCGAGTCACTGCGCTGGATCTGCGACTTGAAATCGGCGCCCGCGCAGAAGCTCTTGCCGCGCCCGGTCACCACCAGGCAGCGCAGCTCGGGATTGGCACGCGCGGCCGAGACGGCGCCGCGCAGGCCCTCGAGCACGTCCTCGGTCATGCTGTTCCGGTTCTCGGGCCGGTTCAGCGTGAGCGTGCCGACGTAGTCCTTCTCCTCGTAGAGAACCGCCGGGTCGCTCATTTCCTTCCTCCCAGCTCGCTGGCCAGGAACGACACCGTGCGCTCCACCGAGCCCTCTTCCACGTTGGCGATCGCAGCCGAGAAGTCCGTGACTCCCGCGTCCGCGAGCCGCGCGAGACCCTTGCGCAGCTCCGTCTCGTCGCCCGCCAGCGCGATCTCCGCCGGGCCCGAGAGGCCCTCGCGGTCGAGCATGGCGCGGTACGACGGCAGCTGGCCGTAGATCACGAGCTGCTTGGCGATCTTCTCGCGCGCCGCGTCGGCGTTGCGAGTCACCACGATCGGGAAGCCCGCCACCACGCGCGAGGCCGGCTTGCCCCGGGCCTGCGTGCCCTCGCGCAAGCCGGGCACGATGTGACTCGCGATCGTCTTGGGACCGGTCATCCAGGTGATCGTGCCGTCGGCCAGCTCGCCGGTGAGCTTCAGCATGGCCGGACCGAGCGCCGCGACCAGGAGCTGCACTCTCGTGGCCCCGGGCACCTGCAGGCCTGCGTTCACGCGGTACTGCTCACCCATGAACTTCACCGGCTCGCCGCGCAGCAGCGGCGCCAGCACCTGGAGATACTCGCGCATGTGCTTCGCCGGCTTGTCGTACGAGAAGCCGAGCATGTCCTCGATCACCACCTTGTGCGAGAGGCCGATGCCGAGCGCGAAGCGCCCGCGCGAGGCCGCCTGCGCGGTGAGCGCCTGCTGCGCGATCGCGATCGGGTGGCGCGGATAGGTGGGCACGACCGCCGTGCCGAGCTCGATCTTCGACGTCTCGCGCCCGACGATCGCCAGCGTGCTGATCGCGTCGAGCCCGAAGATGTTCGCCATCCACAAGCTCGGAAAGCCCGCCGCCTCGAAGCGCTTCGCCGTGGCCACGACCCCGTCGATCGTGCCGTCGGCCCCTTCGGTCGCTCCCAGC harbors:
- a CDS encoding TIGR03564 family F420-dependent LLM class oxidoreductase, with the translated sequence MRIGLMLGATEGADGTIDGVVATAKRFEAAGFPSLWMANIFGLDAISTLAIVGRETSKIELGTAVVPTYPRHPIAIAQQALTAQAASRGRFALGIGLSHKVVIEDMLGFSYDKPAKHMREYLQVLAPLLRGEPVKFMGEQYRVNAGLQVPGATRVQLLVAALGPAMLKLTGELADGTITWMTGPKTIASHIVPGLREGTQARGKPASRVVAGFPIVVTRNADAAREKIAKQLVIYGQLPSYRAMLDREGLSGPAEIALAGDETELRKGLARLADAGVTDFSAAIANVEEGSVERTVSFLASELGGRK